The following is a genomic window from Opitutus sp. GAS368.
GGAGCCGTAGACGACGGGGGCGTCGAACTGCTCCTCGGTGGCGTTGAGCTCCATCAGGAGCTCGAGCACCTTGTCATACATCTTGGCCGGCTCGGCGTTCTCGCGGTCGATCTTGTTGATGACGATGACGACCTTGAGGCCGTGGGCGAGGGCCTTGCGGAGCACGAAGCGGGTCTGCGCCTGCGGCCCGTCGTAGGCGTCGATGACGAGCAGCACGCCGTCGACCATGCGGAGGGCGCGTTCGACCTCGCCGCCGAAGTCGGCGTGGCCGGGGGTGTCGACGATGTTGACGGTCTTGTCCTTCCAGTGAACGGACGTGTTCTTGGCCTTGATGGTGATGCCCTTCTCCTTCTCGAGGTCCATGGAGTCCATGGCGCGTTCCTCCACCTGCTGATTGGCGCGGTAGACGCCGCCCTCCTTGAGGAGTTTGTCGACGAGCGTGGTTTTGCCGTGGTCGACGTGGGCGATAATGGCGATATTGCGGATGTTCTGGTTCATGTTCGGGCGGACCTGTTTAAAGGGAGAAAACGGTCAAGGTGCGTCCCGGTCCAGAGCTTGGCAAGCAGAACTTGGCCCGCAAGCGCCGGCAAAGGCCGCGAGCCGCGCGGCCTGCGTAACTCCCTGATACACCGGATCACGGAGGGTAGGGCGGTGAGTCCCTTCACCGCCGGATCGCCGTGGCGCGGAGCGGAGTCCGCGCCCTACCAATAAAGAAAGACGCCCTGATACACCGTTGCCGCGTGCTCGCGGCCCGGTGTTTGTCCCCGCCGTCGCGAGGCAAACGGTCAGCGCGCCAGGCCGGGGTGGGGCTCGAGGTTCCGGGCAACACACTGGCCCAGCGCGCTGACAAAGGGTGTCTGTTTAAAGATAAAGGCCCGGGCATCTTGCGATGCCCGGGCCAAAATCGGAGGTGGGTGCTCGCCACGCACTCTTCTCCATTCGCACAGCATTGGGCGCCTCGCTTTCGCGGGCCGTGTGCTTCCCGACGCTACTCACCGCGGCATGCGATGGTGTCGGTCTCATAGCGGGACCGTCCCGGTCTTTTCAGCACCGGAATCTTTCGAGTGAGGCCTCTGCGCCTGGTTCGGCTCCATCTGCCGATGGGTGGCTCGCCGGACGGGTGTTGGCACGCCTGCAACGTCTGCATTTCGCACCAGCACCTTGCCAGGAGGACGGCCCCGGCTTTTGGCCGGGCGTTGGCCCCCTGTAACGGGTCTGACCTCTTACCTCTCAGGTTGCTTTCGACTTGCGGTTGGGTGACGCGGTTTTACGCGCCGCCCCAAGGAGGAGGTTTTGCGAGCTTTGCCAGACTCGCCCGCTCCCCGCTGCGCCGTGGCCCTTTCGCGCCCCGCTTTTTAGAGCCGGGCCTTTTGGTGGGGTGGACCCACCGGAACACTGCGCTGCGTCCTGGTTATACAGTAGCAACCGAAACCCTCTGGGTAACTGCATCAGTGCAAGGCCCGAAACTGGCCTTGGACCTGACTCGACTCGGACGCGGTTTCTGAGTTCGCGCCTCGTCGCACAGCTCCTTTGTCGCAATACTGGATCGGCTGCGACACCGTCCAGAGGAACTGGTGATATTTGCCTGCCTGTGGCTCGCGCCACTGAGGGGAGGACGTCACCAATTAACGCCCTCCTTTCCCCGGTTGCCCGGGATTATCCCAGTCGCGCTCTCGGCGGGTTTTTCATGCCGCCGCGCTGCGACTGTTCTATCAAGGAACAGGTGAAATCAATGCGGCAATCGCGCGGAAAGTCACGGGCTTCTTCCTCCCATCTTGTTCACCGCGCTCGCGCCGGGCCTTTGCATCAGCGGGCGTGAATAACTTGTGCCCAACCGCTTGCTCCCCGGTTGTTCACATTCAGTCATGTAGGAGCCTGCTTGCAGGCGATGCCTTGGTGAGACCGGCCGCTTAAAATCGCTTGCAAGCAAGCTCCGACAAAAAGCATATCGACCCCTCCATGTCCCCGCGCGAACTGCCCATCTACGAGCTCGAAGACCGCCTGATCGCGGCTGTCACGGGGCCGGGCCGGCTCATTGTCCAGGCGCCCACCGGCTCGGGCAAATCCACGCAGGTGCCGCAGATGCTGCTCAACCACGGCCTGCTCGGGCAGGGCGAGGTGGTCGTGCTCCAGCCGCGCCGGCTGGCGGCCCGCATGCTGGCCAAGCGCGTGGCCGAGGAGGTCGGCACGAAACTGGGCGACGTGGTCGGCTACCAGATCCGGCTCGACTCCCGGGTCTCGAAGGCGACGCGCATCCGCTTCGTGACGGAGGGCATTCTGCTCCGGCAGATGTCCTTCGATCCGACATTGCGCGGCATCAGCGCGATCGTCTTCGACGAGTTCCACGAGCGCCACCTCTACGGCGACATCTCCCTGGCCCGCGCCCGGCAGATCCAACAATCCATCCGTCCTGATTTGAAGCTGGTCGTGATGTCGGCCACGCTCGACGCGGCGCTGCTGAAGAACTACCTCGCGCCGTGCGAGGTGTTGGCGTCGCAGGGCCGCACCTTCCCGGTGCAGGTCGAATACCTGCCGAAAGCGGTGGATTTCGAGCATGACCCGGTCTGGGCCGTCGCCACGCGCGAGTGCGAGCGCGTCGCCGCGCAGACCAAGGGCGACATCCTCGTCTTCATGCCCGGGGCCTATGAGATCAGCCGCACGGTGCAGGACGTGCAGGGTTCGCACGCGCTGCGGGGCTTCATCTGTTTTCCGCTCCACGGCGAACTGCCGCCCGACCAGCAGGACCGCGCCGTGGCCCGCTACGATACCCGCAAGATCATCGTCTCGACCAACGTCGCCGAGACCTCGCTGACCATCGACGGCGTCACGGCCGTCGTGGACTGCGGCCTGGCGCGGGTGGCGCGCTACGACGCGCACCGCGGCATCAACACGCTGCTCATCGAGAAGATCAGCATCGCCTCGTCCGACCAGCGCGCCGGCCGCGCCGGCCGCACGGCGCCGGGGGTATGCGTGCGGCTCTGGACGGAACGCGAGCACGAGAAGCGTCCGCTGCAGGAATTGCCCGAGGTCAAGCGCCTCGACCTCGCCGAGGTCGTGCTGACGCTCAAGGCGGCCGGCATCGACGACATCTACAACTTCCCCTGGCTGGAGAAACCCGAGGCCAAGGCGCTGGAACGCGCCGAGACGTTGCTGGAGGATCTGGGCGCCTTGGGTGGTCGTCGCGCTCCGCGCGACGACAGTCCGCGCGCGGAGCGCCCGGACCACCTAAGGATCACCGAGGTCGGCCGCCGGATGCTGAAGTTCCCGATGCATCCGCGCTACGCCCGGATGTTCCTGGCGGCGCAGGACTACGGTTGCGTCCGGTCGGTGGCGCTCATGGCCGCACTGACGCAGGGCCGGAATTTTCTCCTCCGCAACGTGGACAAGCGCACGCAGGAGGCGCGCGACGATCTTTTCGGCGAGGAGCACGAGTCGGACTTTTTCCTGCTGATGCGCGCCTGGCGCTATGCCGACAAGGCCGGCTACAATCCGGACGCCTGCCGGCGCATCGGCATCCACGTGCAGGGCGTGCGGCAGGTCGGGCCGCTGTTCGAGCAGTTCCTGGAGATCGCTGCGGCCGAGAAACTGGATGTGGCCGAGAAACGCATCGACGGCGTCGCCGTTCGCAAGTGCGTGCTGGTCGGCTTCAGCGACCAGTTGTCGCGCCGGCTGGACAAGGGCACGCTGCGCTGCGAGCTGGTGCACAAGCGCAAGGGCGTGCTGGCCCGCGAGAGCTGCATCGACGAGGCGCCGCTGTTCGTCGCCGCCGAGATCACCGAGATCGAGAGCCGGGGCGAGGTGAATGTGCTGCTCAATCTTTGCACGGCGGTGGAGGAAACCTGGCTCAAGGAGCTTTTCCCGGAAGACTTCGTTGATGCGGGCGGCGTGACCTACGACGAGACGGCGCGCCGCGTGCTGGCCCGCAAGGAGCGCCGCTTTCGCGACCTTGTGCTGGAATCGAAACAGACCGCAGAGGAACCGCCCGAGGGCGAGGCCGCGGCACTGCTGGCGAAGGAGGTCATGGCCGGCCGGATCACGCTGACCGAGTGGAACGAGGCGGTGGAGCAGTGGATCATCCGTGTCAATTGCCTCGCCAAGTGGTGGCCGGAACTGGAGGTCAACCCGATCACGGATGCCGACCGCGCCACGTTGATCGAGCAGATCTGCTACGGCAGCCATGGGGCCCGCGAGCTGAAGGACAAGCCGGTCATGCCCGTGCTGCGCGACTGGCTGCTGGCCGAGCAGCTGGCGGTGCTCGATGACTATCTGCCGGAGCGCCTGGTCATGGCCAACGGCCGCAAGGCGCGCCTGACCTACACCAAGGACGGCCCGCCGGTGCTGAGCGCCCGCATCCAGGAGCTTTACGGGGTGACCTCCAAGTTCACGCTCGGCCACGGCCGGGTGGCGGTGAAGATCGAGGTGCTCGCGCCCAACCAGCGCCCCATCCAGGTCACCGACGACCTGAGCAATTTCTGGAAGGAGCAATACCCCAAGATCAAGACGGAGCTGTCGCGCCGCTATCCGCGCCACGAGTGGCGGTGATCAATGGCGAAATATGGCCCCGATGATGGCGGCCCCGATGATCGCGGCGACCGCCAGCACCGCCAGCATCATGAACCAGTGCGGCACGAAGCGGGTCCCGGTGAATGTCACGGGCTTTGGCTTGGGCTTCGGCAGCAGCGGCATGGCCGCCAGGGCCAGAAAAAACAAGGTGAAGACGCCGAACAACCATCTGCCGGAATCGCCAGCCCGCCACATCAGAAAGGTCATGTAGCCCGCGCCGAGGGCGGGAAGCAGAAACACTCCGGCCAGAATCCAGCGGCCTTTCATGGCTGCAGGTTGGTGGCGGTGGCACGGACTGTCAATTGCCCTGCCGAATGGGTCGCGCGCTTATGACGTCGGGAGCGGATAATTTCGCTTTAGTGCCGGCATAATACCTGCGTATTTCACGGGCGATGGCGGCACCCAACAAGGCTCTGGACCAGCTCAACAACCTGCGGGCGGAGGTCCGCAGCCTGGGCAACACCCTTGGCCGCACCATTGCCGCGCTGGAAGGCGAGAAGACCCTCGAGACCGTCGAGACGCTCCGCACCCTGGCCAAGAGCAGCCGCGCCGGCGAGGCCGCCGCCGCCCGCAGCCTGGCCCAGGCCGTCAGCCGGCTCACCCCGGCGGAGGCGCTCAACCAGGCGATGGCCTTCACGCTTTACTTCGAGCTGGTCAACCTGGCCGAGGAGAACTTCCGCATCCGCCTCCTGCGCGAGCGCAACCAGAAGCACCGCAACGCCCTGGCCGCGGGCACGCCCAGCGAACCGATGCGCGAGTCCATCGAGACGGCCGTGCGCGAGCTGAAGGCGGCCGGCGTGCCCAAGGCGCGCATCCAGAAGCTCGTCCGCCAGCTGGACATCGAGCTGGTCTTCACGGCGCACCCGACGGAGTCGAAGCGCCGCACGATGCTCGAGAAGCTGGCGACGCTCGGCGCCATCCTGCGCCGGCACACGCTGGAGGAAATCCAGCACGCGCCCGACGACATCAAGCGCGAGATCGTCTCGCTCTGGTTGACCGACCGCAGCCGCACGGAGCGGCCCGAGGTGGCGGACGAGGCCCGCACCGGCCTGTGGTATTTTGACCGGACGCTCTTCCAGCTGCTGCCGCGCCTGCACGAGGACCTGCAGGGCGCGCTGGACCGGCATTATCCCGGCGTGAAGGCGCCGCGCCGCTGGCTGTCGTTCGGCTCGTGGATCGGCGGCGATCGCGACGGCAATCCCGGCGTGACCGCCGAGGTCACCGCGCAGGTGCTGCGCATGAACCGCCGCATGGCCATCAAGAAGCTGGCCGAGACCCTCTACAACCTGGCCGGCTCGCTCACGGTGTCCGACCGCCGCGCGAAGTTTGCCCCGGCCATCCGCCGGATGGCGGAGCAATGCCGCGACTCCTCCGAGCTGATGGCGCGGGTGGGGCAACGCTATCCCCGCGAGCCGTATCGCATCATCCTGAGCAGCCTGCGCGAGCAGCTCATGGCGCAGGCCGAGGCCGGCCTGCTGGACGCGGCCGACCCGAAGGCCGGCCGCGTCACGCCCGCCGATGTGCGCGAGACGCTGGCGGCCATCGCGGCCGACCTGCGACACGGCCGCGCCGCGCCGCTCGCCGGCGGTGAGTTGAAGGACACCCTGACCGCGGTGGACGTCTTCGGGCTCAGCATGGCCCGGCTCGATTTGCGGCAGCACTCCGCCTGGCACGCCAAGGCGGTGGCGGAGATCCTCGGGCGGAAAGATTACGAGCAGCTGCCCGAAGCGGAGAAGCAGGGGCTGCTGACCGGCGCGCTGGCCGGGGCGAAGGAATTGGGCGCGGAGAAGCTGACTGGTTTCTCCACCGACGCCCGGGTGGTGCTCGATCCGCTGCGGCTGGCCGCGCGGGCGCAGGCCGAATACGGGGCCGACGCGCTGGGCATCTACGTCATCAGCATGACCAACGAGGTGTCGGACGTGCTCGAGGTGCAGTTGCTGCAGGCGCTGGCCGGCGTGCGGCTGCCGATCGCGCCGCTGTTCGAGACCCTCGACGATTTGCAACGGGCACCGGCGATCCTGGCGGCACTGGTTGAGAACCCGGCCTACGCCCCGGTGCTGGCGTCGCACGGCCGGCACCAGCACGTGATGCTCGGCTACTCCGACAGCAACAAGGACTGCGGCTACCTGACGGCCAACTGGGCGCTCTACCAGGCGCAGGACGCGATCATGCGCGTCTGCAAGCAGCACCAGCTGCGCATCACGCTTTTCCACGGTCGCGGCGGCAGCATCGCGCGCGGCGGCGGCCCGGCGGCCAAGGCCATTCTCGCCCAGCCCGTCGGCCTGAAGGACGGCGGCATCCGCGTGACCGAGCAGGGCGAGGTGCTCTCGACGCGCTACCACGACGTGGACCTGGCGCACCGCGTCCTCGAGCAAATGGCCTACGGCGTGCTCCTCGGCGCCAACGAGGCGCAGAAGGGCGCCCGCCAGCTGCCGAAACGCTGGGTGCAGGCCATGGAGGAGATGAGCGCCGCCTCGCTGGCGGCCTACCGCGAGTGCGTGCACGACGACCCTGAGTTCCTTACTTTCTGGCGGCAGGCCACGCCCATCGACGAGATCGGCGAACTGAACTTCGGCTCGCGCCCGACCTACCGGCGCAAGGGCAGCGTGAGTGTGGCCGATCTCCGCGCCATCCCGTGGGTTTTCTCGTGGATGCAGAGCCGGTTCAACTTCCCCGGCTGGTATGGGCTCGGCCGCGGACTCGATGTCATTCTGCGACGCGGCCCGGCGGGTGAGAAGCTGCTGCGCGAGATGTATCAGCGCTGGCCTTTCTTCCAGACCGCCATCGCCAACGCCCAGCTCACGATGTGCAAGGCCGACATGTCCATCGCCAAGGTCTACGCCTCGCTGGTGGAGGACGAGGGCATCCGCGACCGCGTGCTGACGCGCATCCTCGACGAGTTCCGCCTGGCCGAGAAGGCCGTGCTGGCGGTGACGGGCCAAGGCGAGCTGCTGGAGAACGAACCCGTGCTCGCGCGCTCCATCAAGCTCCGCAATCCCTACGTCGATCCGCTCAATTACCTGCAGGTGGAGATGATCAAGCGTCGCCGCGGCAGCCGCCTCAAGAAAGCAGATCGCGAGGGCATCCGTGCGGTGTTGGAACTGACGGTCAACGGCATTGCCGGCGGCTTGAAGAACACCGGCTGAGCTATTTCACCGGAGCAGCGGCGTTCACGAGGACGACATACATGTTGGCCCGCACGGGCGTTCCGTCGGTGTTCGACCCCAGGGTGAGGCTGCCGTCCTTTTCCATCTTTCGCTCGAAGATCTTCATCGGCTTGTCATGGATGACCAGGACGAGATCGGTCGGCTGGAACTGCTGCGTCAGCCATGCGGGCAGGGGGGCGCGCTCATCGTGGGCGATGGAGACCACGGTTCCGCCGCTCACGGCCATCTCGATCAGGTCCACGGCGCTGTAGCGCTGGTCCGCGTCGGCCAGCTGGGTCCAGTCGGCGCCCGCCAGCGCGCCGGGGAGGCGGTCGAAGGTATAATCCCGGTCGACGTAGATGTTCCGTCCGTCCCGGGCATCCGTCTCCACGTGGACCGTGGCGGCCGTGGGCCCGGTGTAGTTGAAGGTGCGGATGAACTTGCCGAGCATCGTCGGGCCGGCGGCCTTGGCCGCGGGGGCGTTCGCGGCGACGATGGTCCGGGCGGGCGCAGCGCCCAGGCTGACATCGGGGGTGACCGGCATGCGGCCGGCATATTCCCCCGATTCGACGCTGATGGTCGCGGATGCCAGGCCCGCGCTGCGGGCGGTGAGGGTGAGCTTGCCCGGTGTGCGGCCGGCGCGGACGGCGACGCGGTTGATGCCGGCTTCGAGGTCGAGGAAGGTGTTGTTGATCGAATTGATCTTGCCGCTGTTATAGCCGCCGCGCCAGGTGCCGGGGCCGGTGAACTCGAAATCGGCCCGCTGCTGGAACGTCGGCACGCGGTCGCCCCTGGCGTCCACCGCCTCGACGTCGAAGAGGGCGATGTCCGCGCCGTCGGCGCGCAGACCGTCCGGCCCGAGGATTGGGGTGAGGCGCAGCGCGACGGCCGGGCCGACGGTGTGCTTGGCCGTGGTGGCGATGACCTGGCCCCCGCGGGAGGCAACGGCCTTGAGTTCACCCGGCGCAAACGTCACGTCGGGAAACGTGAAGAGATAGCGGTTCGAGACCTGGCCGTGTCCGAGTGATTTGCCGTTGAGGAAGAGTTCGACGTCGTCGCCATTGGACGCGACGTAGACGGTCTTTTTCGTGCCGGCGGGGTAGGACCAGTGGCCGATGATGTGCACCTGCGGGTCGTCGCGGAACATGGCGGCCACGACGTAGTAGGCTTCCTTGGGCAGCCGCACACCGTCCACCTCGCCGCTGGCGCGCGCGACTTCCGTGGCCACGCGGCCGC
Proteins encoded in this region:
- the ppc gene encoding phosphoenolpyruvate carboxylase; this encodes MAAPNKALDQLNNLRAEVRSLGNTLGRTIAALEGEKTLETVETLRTLAKSSRAGEAAAARSLAQAVSRLTPAEALNQAMAFTLYFELVNLAEENFRIRLLRERNQKHRNALAAGTPSEPMRESIETAVRELKAAGVPKARIQKLVRQLDIELVFTAHPTESKRRTMLEKLATLGAILRRHTLEEIQHAPDDIKREIVSLWLTDRSRTERPEVADEARTGLWYFDRTLFQLLPRLHEDLQGALDRHYPGVKAPRRWLSFGSWIGGDRDGNPGVTAEVTAQVLRMNRRMAIKKLAETLYNLAGSLTVSDRRAKFAPAIRRMAEQCRDSSELMARVGQRYPREPYRIILSSLREQLMAQAEAGLLDAADPKAGRVTPADVRETLAAIAADLRHGRAAPLAGGELKDTLTAVDVFGLSMARLDLRQHSAWHAKAVAEILGRKDYEQLPEAEKQGLLTGALAGAKELGAEKLTGFSTDARVVLDPLRLAARAQAEYGADALGIYVISMTNEVSDVLEVQLLQALAGVRLPIAPLFETLDDLQRAPAILAALVENPAYAPVLASHGRHQHVMLGYSDSNKDCGYLTANWALYQAQDAIMRVCKQHQLRITLFHGRGGSIARGGGPAAKAILAQPVGLKDGGIRVTEQGEVLSTRYHDVDLAHRVLEQMAYGVLLGANEAQKGARQLPKRWVQAMEEMSAASLAAYRECVHDDPEFLTFWRQATPIDEIGELNFGSRPTYRRKGSVSVADLRAIPWVFSWMQSRFNFPGWYGLGRGLDVILRRGPAGEKLLREMYQRWPFFQTAIANAQLTMCKADMSIAKVYASLVEDEGIRDRVLTRILDEFRLAEKAVLAVTGQGELLENEPVLARSIKLRNPYVDPLNYLQVEMIKRRRGSRLKKADREGIRAVLELTVNGIAGGLKNTG
- the hrpB gene encoding ATP-dependent helicase HrpB, which gives rise to MSPRELPIYELEDRLIAAVTGPGRLIVQAPTGSGKSTQVPQMLLNHGLLGQGEVVVLQPRRLAARMLAKRVAEEVGTKLGDVVGYQIRLDSRVSKATRIRFVTEGILLRQMSFDPTLRGISAIVFDEFHERHLYGDISLARARQIQQSIRPDLKLVVMSATLDAALLKNYLAPCEVLASQGRTFPVQVEYLPKAVDFEHDPVWAVATRECERVAAQTKGDILVFMPGAYEISRTVQDVQGSHALRGFICFPLHGELPPDQQDRAVARYDTRKIIVSTNVAETSLTIDGVTAVVDCGLARVARYDAHRGINTLLIEKISIASSDQRAGRAGRTAPGVCVRLWTEREHEKRPLQELPEVKRLDLAEVVLTLKAAGIDDIYNFPWLEKPEAKALERAETLLEDLGALGGRRAPRDDSPRAERPDHLRITEVGRRMLKFPMHPRYARMFLAAQDYGCVRSVALMAALTQGRNFLLRNVDKRTQEARDDLFGEEHESDFFLLMRAWRYADKAGYNPDACRRIGIHVQGVRQVGPLFEQFLEIAAAEKLDVAEKRIDGVAVRKCVLVGFSDQLSRRLDKGTLRCELVHKRKGVLARESCIDEAPLFVAAEITEIESRGEVNVLLNLCTAVEETWLKELFPEDFVDAGGVTYDETARRVLARKERRFRDLVLESKQTAEEPPEGEAAALLAKEVMAGRITLTEWNEAVEQWIIRVNCLAKWWPELEVNPITDADRATLIEQICYGSHGARELKDKPVMPVLRDWLLAEQLAVLDDYLPERLVMANGRKARLTYTKDGPPVLSARIQELYGVTSKFTLGHGRVAVKIEVLAPNQRPIQVTDDLSNFWKEQYPKIKTELSRRYPRHEWR